A single genomic interval of Helianthus annuus cultivar XRQ/B chromosome 6, HanXRQr2.0-SUNRISE, whole genome shotgun sequence harbors:
- the LOC110945030 gene encoding uncharacterized protein LOC110945030, whose translation MGDGCEWRFKAYAIPCGSLWFVKHMNDRHTCSKTQTHPHFRQANPKVLGHFLKEQLKDSGRIYRAKEIVKDFRQRFEVEITNLQAWRGKSYALELLQGTTRDSFAELPIYCYNLKLANPGSVTHILVDEQSRFEMVCVALGVVWGIDGNNHILPLAYGIGKSEDGESWTWFLSKLRDCVGEIADMAIISDRANSIHVGVRNVFPRVYHRLCCRHLMMNLRLPSSKKKEYEALWWKTCKSYRMSDFNESFNALCLAVPRIRQVLTNIGFGRWARAHCPGNRYHYMTSNSAECINSLSRFSRKMPITQLIEFFHESVQKWFYDRRLQGMQESHSLTQWAQKKILKKIEGSRTWTVAGIRVNSFVVEDGGKRGVVDFSNRSCSCHVWQVSGLPCGHMIVVSRFLGEADCCHKFGQF comes from the exons ATGGGTGATGGTTGTGAATGGCGATTTAAGGCTTATGCTATTCCTTGTGGTAGTTTATGGTTTGTTAAACATATGAACGATAGACACACCTGTTCGAAGACGCAAACACACCCACATTTCCGTCAGGCTAACCCAAAGGTTTTGGGTCACTTTTTAAAGGAACAACTAAAAGACAGTGGTAGGATATATCGAGCGAAAGAGATTGTCAAAGATTTTAGACAAAGGTTCGAGGTTGAGATAACAAACCTTCAAGCTTGGCGTGGTAAAAGCTATGCACTTGAACTTCTACAAGGAACAACCCGAGACTCTTTTGCTGAACTACCAATATACTGTTACAATTTGAAGCTTGCAAATCCTGGAAGCGTTACTCACATCTTGGTTGATGAGCAGAGTCGTTTTGAAATGGTTTGTGTTGCTTTAGGTGTTGTG TGGGGCATCGATGGAAATAATCATATTTTACCACTTGCTTATGGCATTGGAAAATCAGAGGATGGTGAATCTTGGACATGGTTTCTCTCAAAGCTTAGAGACTGTGTTGGTGAAATAGCAGATATGGCGATCATTTCGGATAGGGCGAATTCGATACATGTAGGTGTTAGAAACGTGTTTCCACGTGTGTACCACAGGTTGTGTTGTCGTCATTTAATGATGAATTTACGTTTGCCGTCGTCTAAAAAAAAAGAGTACGAGGCACTATGGTGGAAGACATGTAAATCTTATCGGATGTCTGACTTTAACGAGTCATTCAATGCTTTGTGTCTTGCTGTTCCTAGAATACGCCAGGTTTTAACAAATATTGGGTTTGGTAGATGGGCAAGAGCTCATTGTCCCGGCAATCGATACCACTATATGACATCTAATAGTGCGGAGTGTATTAACTCTTTGTCTAGATTCTCGCGTAAGATGCCGATAACGCAACTTATCGAATTCTTCCATGAGTCTGTACAAAAATGGTTTTATGACCGTCGACTGCAGGGCATGCAGGAGAGCCATTCACTGACTCAGTGGGCACAGaagaaaattttaaagaaaattgaagGGTCTAGAACTTGGACTGTTGCAGGCATACGGGTAAACAGTTTTGTTGTTGAAGACGGTGGGAAAAGGGGTGTAGTTGATTTTTCGAATCGTTCGTGCAGCTGTCATGTCTGGCAAGTTTCTGGTCTACCTTGTGGGCATATGATTGTTGTTTCAAGATTTTTGGGTGAAGCTGACTGCTGTCATAAGTTTGGACAATTTTAG